In Mercurialis annua linkage group LG6, ddMerAnnu1.2, whole genome shotgun sequence, the following are encoded in one genomic region:
- the LOC126686366 gene encoding (S)-8-oxocitronellyl enol synthase CYC2 produces the protein MFKESNNIATEEAAPVGNVAVIFGVTGLVGRELAKKLISNSKWKKVYGIARRYETFPIQNPKYSFISCDLLLPQETQKQLSDIQDVTHMFWVAWAGQCPLDTKQCCDQNMAMMSNALNAILPNNDALKHFSLQTGMKHYVSLQQGNSSIPDKQVRFYDEGCPRVGEACNFYYVLEDLLKERLAGEVAWSVLRPGLLMGNSNRTMYNVVGSLCVYGSICKYLNLPFVFGGTRGCWDEACIDASDARLVAEHHIWAATNDEIGSTEGQAFNSINGSSFSWKEIWPMLGKKFDAQVPQDMLVEEFCFAKEMSDKKRVWKEIVEKEGLVETEMEDLANWEFVDSLFRCPVKLLGSRAKSDGWGFTMRCKTLDSILYWIDSMRDQNLIP, from the coding sequence ATGTTCAAAGAATCCAATAACATAGCAACAGAAGAAGCTGCTCCTGTCGGAAATGTGGCTGTGATTTTCGGGGTAACTGGGCTCGTCGGAAGAGAATTAGCCAAAAAGCTCATCTCAAACTCCAAATGGAAAAAGGTGTATGGTATAGCTAGAAGATATGAAACTTTTCCTATCCAAAATCCCAAATATAGTTTCATATCATGTGACTTACTTCTACCTCAAGAAACACAGAAGCAGCTCTCTGATATACAGGATGTGACACACATGTTTTGGGTCGCTTGGGCTGGTCAATGTCCTCTAGACACCAAACAATGCTGTGATCAGAACATGGCTATGATGTCCAATGCCTTAAATGCCATCCTTCCGAATAATGATGCGCTGAAGCATTTCTCACTCCAGACTGGAATGAAGCACTATGTCTCGCTGCAGCAAGGAAATAGCAGTATCCCCGACAAACAAGTTCGTTTCTACGATGAGGGTTGCCCCAGAGTAGGCGAGGCCTGTAATTTCTACTATGTTCTTGAGGATTTACTAAAAGAAAGATTAGCGGGTGAGGTGGCATGGTCTGTGCTAAGGCCAGGATTGTTGATGGGAAATTCAAATAGGACTATGTACAATGTTGTGGGTAGTCTGTGTGTGTACGGATCTATATGCAAGTATTTAAATCTGCCTTTTGTGTTTGGTGGGACAAGGGGGTGTTGGGACGAGGCGTGCATTGATGCATCTGATGCTCGGCTAGTGGCGGAACATCACATCTGGGCAGCTACTAATGATGAAATAGGGTCAACTGAAGGTCAGGCGTTTAATTCAATCAACGGCTCGAGTTTCAGTTGGAAGGAGATATGGCCAATGCTTGGAAAGAAATTTGATGCGCAAGTGCCTCAAGATATGTTGGTGGAGGAATTCTGTTTTGCAAAGGAAATGAGTGATAAGAAGAGAGTTTGGAAAGAGATTGTGGAGAAGGAAGGTTTAGTGGAGACAGAGATGGAAGATTTGGCTAATTGGGAATTTGTGGATTCTTTGTTCCGATGTCCTGTCAAACTGCTGGGAAGCAGAGCAAAATCTGATGGGTGGGGTTTTACAATGAGATGCAAGACATTAGATTCTATTTTGTATTGGATTGATTCCATGAGAGATCAAAACCTAATCCCTTAA